In one window of Leptospira sp. GIMC2001 DNA:
- a CDS encoding adenylate/guanylate cyclase domain-containing protein translates to MKKLFILLCIFSTIGCYKVEDANIRNGLLILPDDYSTKTISLKGDWEIYWNVMSDWQEIDKPAKEIQYANVPSSWNNLNPNSNKSFGYATYRLQIKNVQPNEPLYFKLRPQTSAFKIYVNRHEIASVGKVGEQAESSSPEYKIVYSSYEPIDKEIELLMVISNYDHSRGGFRAAIEIGNKNTILINSLVKAGFELFVMGGIIAMGLFHLTMFKVRKKDTSALYFAMFCFINAIRLFVLDNYYINYFIPNVSWEFLVKMDYMTTPLVAPIFLAYIRSLYEEDVKEIALKIIVYSSVSFSLLVLFSSPYFFSGLLIISNAIVALSTLFAFYTILRIHHYKRRDAKLLLTGTFILLIFGIHDLLAGSRVIQDDLMLPIGLFFFFLVQAIVLSRRNATMYANSFALKVESAEANFRLENLNTEYSKYVPTEFIQLMDKRDILDVHVGDFVSKNIAVLSSDIRDFTTFSEGMNPEDNFKFLNAYLSRVAPAIRNNSGIIDKYIGDAVIALFHTGTADAISSGIEMHRIIQDYNNQRVARNFQPISIGIGIHSGESLLGIIGEDVRTQTTAISESVHLASIIEGLTKKYGAKILISLDSLFNTPEPDKYPYRIVDTIRIYPGDEPIGIAEILLEGLDETSNLKIEYKEIFERGVYSFLEGDFQSASDLFEVIGSQIEQDAAASLYYHRSQKYLKYGAPPGWETANLEEA, encoded by the coding sequence GTGAAGAAATTATTTATTTTATTATGCATATTCTCCACCATTGGATGCTATAAAGTAGAAGATGCAAATATTAGAAACGGTCTTCTTATTTTACCAGACGATTACTCTACTAAAACTATATCTCTTAAAGGAGATTGGGAAATATATTGGAATGTAATGAGTGATTGGCAAGAAATTGATAAACCTGCCAAGGAAATTCAGTATGCAAATGTTCCATCTAGTTGGAATAACCTCAATCCTAATTCCAATAAATCTTTTGGATATGCTACTTATAGATTACAGATTAAAAATGTTCAACCTAATGAACCTTTGTATTTTAAATTAAGACCTCAAACTTCTGCTTTTAAAATATACGTAAATCGACATGAAATTGCTTCCGTAGGAAAAGTTGGTGAGCAAGCAGAATCATCATCACCAGAATATAAAATTGTATATTCATCATATGAACCTATAGATAAAGAAATCGAATTACTTATGGTCATTAGTAATTATGATCATTCACGAGGTGGATTTAGAGCGGCAATTGAAATTGGCAATAAAAACACGATCCTGATAAACTCACTTGTAAAAGCAGGATTCGAATTATTTGTAATGGGTGGAATTATTGCAATGGGTTTATTCCACCTTACAATGTTTAAAGTTCGGAAAAAAGATACTAGTGCTTTGTATTTTGCCATGTTTTGCTTTATCAATGCGATTCGATTATTCGTTTTAGATAATTATTATATTAATTATTTTATACCAAATGTATCTTGGGAATTTCTTGTAAAAATGGACTATATGACAACACCATTAGTTGCACCCATTTTTCTAGCTTATATTCGGAGCCTATACGAAGAAGATGTTAAGGAGATAGCGCTTAAGATAATAGTCTATTCTAGCGTGAGTTTTTCTCTATTGGTATTATTTTCTAGCCCCTACTTTTTTTCTGGGCTACTGATAATCTCGAATGCAATTGTTGCCCTTTCTACTCTTTTCGCATTTTATACCATTCTACGCATTCATCATTACAAAAGAAGAGATGCCAAATTACTTTTGACCGGAACATTTATACTTCTCATTTTTGGTATCCATGATCTACTTGCGGGATCCAGAGTCATTCAAGACGATCTAATGCTTCCTATAGGCTTATTTTTCTTTTTTCTTGTCCAAGCGATTGTATTGTCTCGAAGAAATGCAACTATGTATGCGAATTCCTTTGCGCTTAAGGTTGAATCAGCCGAAGCGAATTTTAGATTAGAAAATCTTAATACAGAATATTCTAAATATGTTCCAACTGAATTCATTCAATTGATGGACAAGCGCGATATTTTGGATGTGCATGTTGGTGATTTTGTTTCAAAGAATATTGCAGTATTATCTTCTGATATTCGTGATTTTACAACTTTCTCGGAAGGAATGAATCCAGAAGATAATTTCAAATTTCTGAATGCGTATCTTAGTCGAGTGGCTCCAGCAATAAGAAATAACTCTGGAATAATCGATAAATATATTGGAGATGCAGTAATTGCTTTATTTCACACGGGAACTGCAGATGCAATTTCCAGTGGAATTGAAATGCATCGAATTATCCAAGACTATAATAATCAGCGAGTTGCAAGAAATTTTCAGCCTATTTCAATAGGCATCGGTATTCATTCAGGTGAATCATTGCTTGGCATCATTGGGGAAGATGTACGAACTCAGACAACTGCAATTTCCGAATCAGTTCACCTTGCATCGATCATTGAAGGTTTAACAAAAAAATACGGAGCCAAAATTCTTATATCTTTGGATTCTCTTTTTAATACTCCAGAGCCAGATAAATATCCATATCGAATTGTAGATACAATTCGTATCTATCCCGGCGACGAACCAATTGGAATAGCGGAAATTTTGCTCGAGGGCTTGGATGAAACGTCTAATTTAAAAATTGAATATAAGGAAATTTTTGAGCGCGGAGTGTATTCATTTCTCGAGGGTGATTTCCAGTCTGCATCCGATCTATTTGAAGTGATTGGTTCACAAATCGAACAAGATGCAGCAGCGAGTTTGTATTATCATAGGTCTCAGAAATATTTAAAATATGGTGCACCTCCAGGTTGGGAGACTGCAAATCTCGAAGAAGCATAG
- a CDS encoding 7TM diverse intracellular signaling domain-containing protein, with the protein MKLFSSRNILFIFILLNVWICKPAQEIIDKKNPGEIDFTENIELEASVLDRGWEYYPSQLITTIHDSQQELKKIKEYKSIPHIWSNGENFGTYRLRILLPDIEAHYALFIPEQSTAFKLYLNNKLESQSGIVSSNEDESRPSANKGFISFLAKDEIEIVIQISNFHNASGGFLFPIEFGRTTIVQDKAVLRFAIESLFLGSLFIIGLYHIILFLYRKSQKDALYFGLFSVVMALRILFIGNRNILFIFPDFSWDWIVRFEYCTPMIAIVLFIRFLNGLYKFTIPMILIRLSEFFILVYVAFVAIAPPIIFTSTSIIVQLSVLFFSLGILIFSSKILYEKKEDSWLFVTGVVLVIIGAVADALNAYFLVSNFYISHISLFIFFGVQTTLLELRMNRTHRKSETLSKQILRSNELMDEINSAYKKFVPQQFFMYLGKKDVEEIFLGDNDEKEFSIQFTQIQDFWQIVRGIPPENIFKFVNSYLSRMSPSIRSNGGIIDKFIDNTIMALYPDDPIQAIKASIDMQWEIEVYNIHRKKTGYVPISCKSGIHYGKTRLGIIGVEEKREPTVISDTVNLASRIQGLADRYGARILISLPTLYICSDVTKINYRMLDMVRVKGKKDPIAIGEIMIPKIDRSTDLKIESKDNFEDAILCYMKSEFAEAIEKFQQVLELNPNDIAAEIYSKRAKYFFDTGAKDDFEGIHQWDVK; encoded by the coding sequence ATGAAATTATTCTCCTCCAGAAATATACTGTTTATTTTTATATTATTAAATGTATGGATATGTAAACCTGCTCAAGAAATTATTGACAAAAAAAATCCAGGCGAGATAGATTTTACCGAAAATATCGAATTAGAAGCCAGTGTTCTTGATCGCGGCTGGGAATACTATCCATCACAGCTTATTACTACAATTCACGATTCTCAACAAGAATTAAAAAAAATTAAAGAATATAAATCTATTCCACATATATGGTCGAATGGAGAAAATTTTGGAACTTATAGATTGAGGATTCTTCTTCCAGATATTGAGGCTCACTATGCTTTATTTATTCCGGAACAAAGTACTGCGTTCAAATTGTACCTAAATAATAAATTAGAGTCACAAAGTGGAATCGTATCTTCAAATGAAGATGAGAGCAGACCTTCAGCAAATAAAGGGTTTATAAGTTTCTTGGCAAAAGATGAAATTGAGATAGTAATTCAAATTTCAAATTTTCACAATGCATCAGGCGGATTTTTATTTCCGATCGAATTTGGACGAACTACAATTGTTCAGGATAAGGCAGTTTTAAGATTTGCTATAGAATCACTTTTTCTTGGCTCTTTGTTTATCATTGGATTATACCATATTATACTATTCTTATACAGAAAAAGTCAGAAGGATGCTCTTTATTTTGGACTATTCTCAGTAGTAATGGCGCTGAGAATTCTTTTCATAGGCAATCGGAATATCTTGTTTATTTTTCCCGATTTCTCTTGGGATTGGATTGTTCGTTTCGAATATTGTACTCCGATGATTGCTATCGTACTATTTATTCGATTTCTGAATGGATTATACAAATTTACAATTCCAATGATCCTAATACGTTTATCTGAATTTTTTATTTTAGTATATGTAGCCTTTGTTGCAATTGCACCTCCTATAATCTTTACTTCAACTTCAATCATAGTACAACTCAGTGTTTTATTCTTTTCATTAGGAATATTGATATTTAGTTCAAAAATTCTATATGAGAAGAAGGAAGATTCTTGGTTATTTGTTACCGGTGTTGTGCTTGTAATAATTGGAGCAGTTGCAGATGCGTTAAATGCTTATTTCTTGGTTTCTAATTTTTATATAAGTCATATTTCATTATTTATATTTTTTGGTGTTCAGACAACTTTACTTGAATTGCGGATGAACCGTACACATCGTAAATCAGAAACACTTAGTAAGCAAATATTGAGATCCAATGAACTTATGGATGAGATCAATAGTGCTTATAAAAAATTCGTCCCACAGCAATTTTTCATGTATTTAGGCAAGAAGGATGTTGAAGAAATTTTCCTTGGCGATAATGATGAAAAAGAATTCTCCATTCAATTCACTCAGATTCAAGATTTCTGGCAAATAGTAAGAGGTATTCCTCCCGAAAATATATTCAAGTTTGTGAATTCTTATCTTAGCCGAATGAGTCCTTCGATTCGAAGCAATGGGGGAATCATAGATAAATTTATTGATAATACAATCATGGCTTTGTATCCCGATGATCCTATTCAAGCGATTAAAGCTTCAATTGATATGCAGTGGGAGATTGAAGTTTATAATATTCATAGAAAAAAAACCGGATATGTACCCATAAGTTGTAAATCGGGAATACATTATGGTAAAACTCGCCTAGGAATCATTGGAGTAGAAGAAAAGCGTGAACCAACTGTAATTTCTGATACAGTAAATCTTGCAAGTAGGATCCAAGGACTGGCGGATCGATATGGAGCAAGAATCCTAATTAGTCTTCCGACTCTTTATATTTGCAGTGATGTAACCAAGATCAACTATCGAATGTTAGATATGGTTCGCGTGAAAGGTAAAAAGGACCCAATTGCAATTGGCGAAATAATGATACCAAAAATTGATAGATCGACGGATCTTAAGATTGAATCAAAAGATAATTTTGAAGATGCAATTTTATGCTATATGAAGTCTGAATTTGCAGAAGCGATTGAAAAATTCCAACAAGTGCTAGAATTGAATCCGAACGATATTGCGGCAGAAATTTATTCAAAACGAGCGAAATATTTTTTTGATACTGGGGCGAAGGATGATTTCGAAGGAATTCATCAGTGGGATGTAAAGTGA
- a CDS encoding zinc-binding dehydrogenase, with amino-acid sequence MKGIILTNYTENPQLEFSAERKNPELKPNQVLIKNAYGSINPSDLMFLRGLYGIKKKLPVVPGFEGSGTVEEVGSEIKHLKKGDRVACVSSSGDGTWGEFMATEEENCIPLLDSVSLEAGASIFVNPMTAWAMVNRAIKSGHTGIVQTAGASALGKMVVRICKEKNIPLISIVRRDDQVAALHEIGAEHVVNSSSAKFDREFMVLAKKQNTTYLLDAVAGEVAGKALTLMPAKSTLLSYGALSEKEIPIHAGIMIFQDKKVEGFWLTYWIQEIGIEAFHKEAREVQKHLDTTFHTVVNKIFPIEQGSEAVDYYSKNMSLGKVLIGG; translated from the coding sequence ATGAAAGGTATCATTCTCACCAACTACACCGAAAATCCACAATTAGAATTTAGCGCTGAACGAAAGAACCCAGAACTTAAGCCCAATCAAGTTTTAATCAAAAATGCATATGGAAGTATCAATCCGTCTGATCTTATGTTCCTTAGAGGACTTTACGGAATTAAGAAAAAATTGCCAGTTGTTCCAGGATTCGAAGGATCGGGAACTGTTGAAGAAGTCGGATCCGAAATCAAACATCTAAAAAAAGGAGATCGAGTTGCTTGTGTTTCGAGTTCGGGCGATGGAACTTGGGGTGAGTTCATGGCAACTGAAGAAGAGAATTGCATTCCATTATTGGATAGTGTTTCTCTTGAAGCTGGAGCCTCAATTTTCGTGAATCCTATGACAGCGTGGGCGATGGTCAATCGTGCAATTAAATCTGGACACACTGGCATAGTTCAAACTGCTGGAGCAAGTGCCTTAGGTAAAATGGTAGTTCGAATATGCAAAGAAAAGAATATACCGTTAATCAGTATAGTAAGGAGAGATGATCAAGTTGCAGCTCTTCATGAAATTGGCGCAGAACATGTTGTGAACTCAAGTAGTGCAAAATTCGATCGAGAGTTTATGGTACTTGCCAAAAAGCAAAATACAACCTATTTACTTGATGCAGTAGCGGGAGAGGTCGCAGGTAAGGCTTTGACGCTAATGCCTGCGAAATCAACTCTTCTATCTTACGGAGCTCTCTCAGAAAAAGAAATTCCGATACATGCAGGAATCATGATATTCCAAGACAAAAAAGTAGAAGGATTCTGGCTTACCTATTGGATTCAAGAGATTGGGATAGAAGCATTTCATAAAGAAGCAAGAGAAGTTCAGAAACATTTAGACACTACTTTCCATACAGTGGTCAATAAAATATTTCCTATTGAACAAGGTTCAGAAGCTGTCGACTATTACAGTAAAAATATGAGCTTGGGAAAAGTTTTGATTGGGGGCTAA
- a CDS encoding SpoIIE family protein phosphatase produces MKSGRILSSVIFCFLLSLQFPLNADPLVKKGILELPSTTIQTKIVPLDGEWQFFWKQFLEPGLSESEISALESSMIDVPGIWNDTNQAGEVIDGMGFATYRILVKSDTTMKVGIKIPDFATAYNVYWNGELIANAGELGKDYDSHKPQYYLSLNQVILLEGNNELLIQISNYSHYKGGVWEKIRFGEWSEIRQSYLLDISSELFLAGAILIMAIYHFGIFFLRKTEHTALYFALFCLSITIRILTVGERFLLVLFPEIPWGLGMQLEYASYYFSPIFFLMFVRSVYPDYISNLLIKISIAFTTIYLLIIIVLPATIYPLINTYFHIGTIFMILQGCFAVVRALIAKQDGSIAFTLGFIPIVVATINDILFSMLVVQTFQMISIGLFLFIFSQSFLLSMKFSRAFRDVEVFSRRLLSLDKMKDEFLANTSHELRTPLNGIIGIGESMIDGATGTVSPEQNQNLSMIVASAKRLANLVNDILDFSKMKNRDLVLKSKPTHISSIVNLVLAISRPMFHSKNLKITVDIPADLPLIVGDEERIQQILYNIIGNSIKFTEKGFISIKAEEDNKFIKVSISDSGIGIPAEKLDDVFLSFEQVDSSTSRTFGGTGLGLAITKKLVELHGGVIWATSKLGEGSVFYFTLPIYFGDVSQKTPGPELTSKLFESMQEEESSGSMQISNEPIKFNQKSQSQIFPFVEHGLSSEIPKGSFTILIVDDEPINRQVLFNHLRLENYVIKEASGGKEALDLIQTDGPPDMIILDVMMPVMSGYEVCSAIRKSYSIQQLPILILTAKTQIQDIVTGLEAGANDYLSKPFDKRELITRVRNLLILKKAVQEQSRYLAFQNEMLVARNLQTSILPEIAPTHLGIEVAFDYSPMEEVGGDFFDFHAFADGRVGVIIADVSGHGVPAALVAAMLKIASSLEFERSMNPSALLTSINGTLHGKTKKAFITASAIEIDFRTKALLHSRAGHPPLLILNKSTQEIIESLPKGRMIGWMTNPEFAVETIPLIGSHRIALYTDGIIEARDPSGNLYTTERFIQILISTQHLTPAAAIKSINDDIFQWTKSEKREDDITLILIDTDL; encoded by the coding sequence ATGAAATCGGGTAGAATACTTTCCTCTGTTATATTCTGCTTTTTGTTATCTTTGCAGTTTCCTTTGAACGCCGATCCTTTAGTAAAGAAAGGAATTTTGGAACTTCCTTCTACAACTATTCAGACAAAAATTGTGCCACTTGATGGAGAATGGCAATTTTTTTGGAAACAATTTTTAGAACCTGGACTTTCGGAAAGCGAGATTTCTGCTTTGGAAAGTTCAATGATTGACGTTCCAGGAATTTGGAATGATACAAATCAAGCTGGCGAAGTGATCGACGGTATGGGCTTTGCTACCTATCGGATTCTAGTTAAGTCAGATACAACGATGAAGGTCGGAATCAAAATTCCAGACTTCGCAACGGCTTATAATGTCTATTGGAATGGTGAACTGATCGCGAATGCAGGCGAACTCGGCAAAGATTATGATAGTCACAAGCCTCAATACTATCTATCCCTTAACCAAGTCATTCTTCTCGAAGGCAATAATGAACTACTAATACAAATATCAAACTATTCGCATTATAAGGGAGGTGTTTGGGAAAAGATTCGATTTGGTGAATGGAGTGAGATTCGGCAATCTTATCTTCTAGATATTTCGTCCGAATTATTTCTCGCAGGTGCCATTCTCATCATGGCAATTTATCATTTTGGAATTTTCTTTCTCCGAAAAACTGAACATACTGCACTCTATTTTGCACTTTTCTGTCTTTCTATTACGATTCGCATCCTAACTGTTGGAGAAAGATTCTTATTGGTTTTGTTTCCTGAGATTCCTTGGGGACTGGGAATGCAGCTTGAATATGCATCCTATTATTTTTCACCTATATTCTTCTTAATGTTTGTTAGGTCAGTCTATCCCGATTATATAAGCAATTTACTTATCAAAATATCAATAGCTTTTACTACAATTTATTTATTAATCATTATCGTACTTCCAGCTACTATCTATCCTCTGATCAATACTTACTTTCATATTGGCACCATTTTTATGATTTTGCAAGGATGCTTCGCTGTGGTTCGAGCTTTGATTGCTAAACAAGATGGCTCTATTGCGTTTACTTTAGGATTTATTCCAATTGTTGTCGCAACGATTAACGATATCCTCTTTTCCATGTTAGTTGTTCAGACTTTTCAAATGATATCAATCGGTTTATTTCTATTTATTTTTTCTCAATCTTTTCTCTTATCTATGAAATTCTCAAGAGCTTTCCGTGATGTAGAAGTATTCTCCAGAAGACTACTATCTTTAGATAAAATGAAGGACGAATTTCTTGCGAACACATCGCATGAATTGAGAACTCCACTCAATGGTATTATTGGAATCGGTGAATCAATGATTGATGGGGCAACTGGAACTGTAAGCCCGGAACAGAATCAGAATCTATCTATGATTGTTGCAAGTGCCAAAAGATTAGCTAACCTTGTAAATGATATCCTTGACTTTTCGAAGATGAAGAATCGAGATCTTGTTCTAAAATCCAAACCAACACATATTTCATCAATTGTGAATTTAGTTTTGGCAATCTCTAGACCAATGTTCCATTCCAAAAATCTAAAGATTACGGTTGATATACCAGCTGACTTACCTTTGATCGTTGGCGATGAAGAGCGAATTCAGCAAATACTTTATAACATTATTGGTAACTCAATAAAATTTACAGAAAAAGGATTCATCTCAATTAAAGCTGAAGAAGATAATAAATTCATAAAAGTATCAATTTCAGATTCGGGAATTGGAATTCCAGCAGAAAAACTGGATGATGTCTTTCTATCCTTTGAACAAGTAGACTCTTCCACCTCACGCACATTTGGTGGAACTGGCCTTGGATTGGCAATCACTAAAAAACTTGTAGAACTGCATGGCGGTGTAATCTGGGCAACTTCGAAATTAGGCGAAGGATCGGTATTTTACTTCACGCTTCCAATTTATTTTGGAGATGTCTCACAGAAAACTCCAGGACCGGAATTAACTTCAAAACTTTTTGAATCCATGCAGGAAGAAGAATCTTCTGGCTCTATGCAAATTTCGAATGAGCCCATCAAGTTCAATCAGAAATCTCAGTCTCAAATTTTTCCATTCGTCGAACATGGGCTGAGTTCAGAGATCCCTAAGGGTAGCTTTACCATTCTCATAGTTGACGATGAACCTATCAATAGACAAGTTCTATTCAATCATTTAAGATTAGAAAACTATGTGATCAAAGAAGCAAGCGGTGGCAAAGAAGCTTTAGATTTGATTCAAACTGATGGGCCTCCCGATATGATTATTTTGGATGTGATGATGCCAGTGATGAGCGGATATGAAGTCTGTTCCGCAATCCGAAAATCTTATTCGATTCAACAACTGCCAATTCTTATTCTCACAGCTAAAACTCAGATTCAAGATATTGTTACCGGCTTAGAAGCAGGAGCTAATGATTATCTATCAAAACCTTTTGATAAACGAGAGCTGATAACACGTGTTAGAAATTTATTAATTCTAAAGAAAGCAGTCCAGGAACAATCACGATATCTTGCTTTTCAAAATGAAATGCTTGTAGCAAGGAATCTACAAACTTCCATACTTCCAGAAATTGCTCCAACTCATTTGGGAATTGAAGTTGCATTTGATTATAGTCCAATGGAAGAAGTGGGCGGTGACTTTTTTGATTTCCATGCTTTTGCTGATGGAAGAGTAGGAGTTATAATTGCAGACGTTTCTGGACATGGTGTTCCAGCAGCTCTGGTTGCGGCGATGCTCAAGATCGCTTCGTCACTAGAATTCGAAAGATCCATGAATCCAAGCGCTCTATTGACTAGTATCAACGGAACTTTGCATGGCAAGACAAAGAAAGCATTTATCACAGCTAGTGCAATTGAAATCGATTTCAGAACCAAAGCATTGTTACACTCAAGAGCTGGTCATCCACCTTTATTGATATTGAATAAATCAACTCAAGAAATAATTGAATCGCTTCCTAAAGGAAGGATGATAGGTTGGATGACCAATCCAGAATTCGCTGTAGAAACAATTCCATTAATTGGTTCTCATAGAATCGCTCTATATACAGACGGAATAATCGAAGCAAGAGATCCTTCAGGAAATTTGTATACAACCGAAAGATTTATTCAGATTCTCATCTCGACCCAACATTTGACGCCAGCAGCCGCAATCAAAAGTATCAATGATGACATTTTTCAATGGACAAAATCCGAAAAAAGAGAAGATGATATCACTTTAATATTGATTGATACAGATTTATAA
- a CDS encoding HPF/RaiA family ribosome-associated protein: MQVQVNTDHNIEGSERLVNYAKTLIEDSLGRFRDHITRIEVHLKDENGNKKGGDDKRCMMEARLEGRQPMAVTHHADTLDHALTGATDKLKKIIDTAISKIKEH, from the coding sequence ATGCAAGTCCAAGTTAATACAGATCATAACATCGAAGGCAGTGAGCGATTAGTTAATTATGCAAAAACTTTAATAGAAGATTCTTTGGGTAGATTTCGTGATCATATTACTCGAATTGAAGTCCATTTAAAAGATGAAAATGGAAATAAGAAGGGAGGAGATGACAAGAGATGTATGATGGAAGCAAGATTGGAAGGTCGTCAACCTATGGCAGTCACTCATCATGCTGATACATTGGATCATGCATTAACGGGTGCTACAGATAAATTAAAGAAAATTATAGACACAGCTATTTCTAAGATCAAGGAACATTGA